GTAAAAAATAAAAGATTTGGAAAAAGTAAAGTTGATCTATGAGGAACTGTGGGCGTGATGCAATTACGCCCACAGTCCCTTCCTCATTTCCCAAATTGTTTTTTGTAGGCATGACAAATCAAAATTTGTTGGACGCTGACGTTAAATTAAGATCTAAAAGTTAGATTGACAGCTTATTTAAAGAAATATGTCAGCGATCTGACGATTTACTTGATAAAAACTTTATCTTCTGAGATAATATATATCGGCAAGTAAATAGCACAGCTATTCAGCTGTATATTTCAACAGTCCGAAAGGAATCGGCTGAAGTGCGGGTGTAGCTCAGTGGTAGAGCGTCACCTTGCCAAGGTGAATGTCGCGCGTTCGAATCGCGTCACCCGCTTTAAGTAAAACATCAAAAATCTAAGTTAAGTAAAGATAAGAAAGAGGCTGTTAAATCTTATGGCTTCATTAAAATTAGGTTGAAGAATGTTAAGACAATAGTGAAGGATAATATATTTATCTTTATAGATAGTTATCAAACTACATCAAATAATTAACTTTTCCTAACCTTAATCAATTCCAGTGCGCTCTCACAAAATACAGAAAATAGATTCAAGCAGCGAATATCCTTGTCCTTGCAGGCGTAAAGGCAATCTCAAGCCGATCGTGTTGACTGAAGCTTTAGGCTGCGATCGCTGTCAACAAATTTTTGAGATCAAAAAAGATGGTCAGGTAATTGAGCAATTAGCCTCAATGTATCAAAAAAAATCTTGGCGGTGGACAGGACACCGTTGGAAAAGTGCCTATGATATCTGGACACAAAACTATCTAACAAAAATACTCATATTAAGCATTTCAACCTTTGTAGCAGTTGTTGTTTTACCCATAATGTTGCGCTGGCTGAGTACCCAGAGTATCATTTCTTGGGCGGTATCATTTTTAATTTTAATTATACTGCTGCTAATGGCACTGTTTGTAGTCTATCGGCATTAACAAAAAACCAATGCAAAGTTCATCCAACCAACTGCTGACTATAGTTCGAGAATCTAACCGAGCCGCCGCTATATTGGCTCAAACATCGGCAGCTAAAAGAAGGCTGGGTGTGTCAGCATTGGCAGAGTTAATGGAAGACAGTTTCGATCAAATACTTGAAGCCAACACCTTAGACTTAGAAATGAGTCGAGAGATGGCGATCTCCGACCCAGTTGTTGATTGGCTAAAGTTGACTCCAGAGAGATTGGAAATAACCGTTTCTATTTTGCAACAGCTATCAAAATCGGCAGATCCGACACGACGCTTAATTAATGCTCCCTATCAGCTAGAGCCATCTCAAACTTATTGCCAGCTAATACCTTTGGGAACGATCGCTTTAGTACATGAAGCTTTTCCCGAACTTGCAGCGATCGCAGCAGGAATGTGCCTCAAAACAGGAAACAGCTTGATAGTTAGAGGCTGTGGTGTTGCCAGCAACTCCAATCAGGTCATTGCAGCTGTTTTAAAAAAAGCTGTGGCTAATACAGACTTGCCTCCAAGCTCGATTGAAACTATCTCTCCAGATTCGGGGATCTCCGTTCAAGAATTAGTCACCCAAGATCGCCATCTTAATTTGGTAATCCCCTATGGTCGTCCTAGTTTGGTGCAGCAGGTGGCAGAAAAAGCAACGGCAACGGTACTAAAAACTACGATTGGCAATTGTTATTTATATTGGTCACTCAGCGGAAATTTAGAACTAACTCGTCAGGTAATTGCCGACAGTCACGATAGTGAACCAGATGCAGTTAATGCGATTGAAAAGGTATTGATCAATCAGAATATTAAACCTTCAGCATTACAGTCCTTGTTTAGTAATCTTCAGCAACAAGGCTTTAAACTGCGAGGAGATGAGGTATTAGTAAATGAGTTTCCTGAATATCTAAAGTTAATGAAGTCTGAAGAATGGAGAAGACCTTATTTACGAAAAATAGTAGCATTTCGCCTTATAGATAACTTATCCAAAGCCGTATCTTGGATAAATCGTTACAGCAGTGGTCATGCTGATTGTATTGTGACAGAATCCTATCAAGAAAGTCGTCAATTTGTTCAAGGGATTGATAGTGCTTTAGTTTATATCAACACTTCACCTAGGTTTTCTCGTAATCCTGAAGGGGGAGAAGACGTATTTTTAGGAATGTCCAATCAAAAAGGATATCGCCAAGGTTTAATTAGTGTAGAGACATTTACAACCATCAAACAAATAGTTCAAGGGTAATCAATTATCAATGAATCATCTACAGCGTATTGAACCGAAGCCAGGACAAGAATCTGTCTGGGACTATCCTCGTCCGCCACTTTTAGAGCGATGCCTTCGGCTAGCTTCGCAATCGCCAAAACAGGTCAGAATTATTTTTAATGACATTACTATTGCCGATAGCGGTAACACTTATCGTGTGTTAGAAACTAGTCATCCTCCTGTTTACTATATTCCTCCCGTAGACATCAAAACCGAATATCTTGAGCCAGCCAATTCTAGAAGCTCTTTTTGTGAATGGAAAGGATTAGCTAGCTATTATAATTTGACCGTAGGAGATAAGCAGGTACAAAATGCAGCTTGGTACTATAGTTCACCCACAGATTATTTTGCCCCAATTAAAGACTATTTAGCTTTTTATCCGAGTAAAATGGATGCCTGCTATGTCGATGATGAGCTAGTCAAAGCGCAAGCAGGAGATTTTTATGGTGGTTGGGTCACTCAAGATATAGTTGGACCGTTTAAAGGAGAATTAGGAACATGGGGATGGTAAACAATTGACAATTAACAATTATCGGTTTAAGCATTTGGGATAAAAAGAGAGAACGGTAATTATGAAAGCTTGGTTGATTGGTGTAGGGATTTTGTTTGTGTTGGCTGAATTTGGTATTTGGTTAAAGCAGTTTATGCTGCCTTTGCCTATTTATATTTTAGGTGGAGCTTTTTTGGCGATCGCATCTAACTATGAAAAAGGCATAATGGCAATGTTCCGTCAACAGTCGACAACTGACGATGCTTTATATCAAACCGCAACTTTAATTAATCAGATTGGTGTTTTAGAAGAAGACAGAAACAAAACTTCAAGTTTGCCTAAAGTTCCTCAAGATCCACAGTCTGACCACTGACCTTCATTACAGACAAACCTGCGAAAATTAATGGGAATGACTATACTTATTTCATATTTCTTTTAATTCTCTCTAATTCTTCGTCCACTTCCCATTTTTGAAATTCCGCCTCTAGGGGATCTGCACTACGGTTATATTGAGGGGCATTAGCACCGCGATCCCAGCCTACGGTATCACTAGAATAATTATTGGCAGTTGTAGAAGTTTTTGCCTGAGTTGACTGGGTTTTCATTTCCTGGCGTTTTTGCTTAACTTTTTTTAAAAGTTCCTGTGCTTGAACAATGCGCTGCTTTACTCCTTCCATTTGTCCCCAAACCTGATTGCCTTGTCTGAGTAATTCAGCCTCTCTTTCTCTGGCAGCATCAGCTAGATCTTGTCTTTTAGCTGCCTCAGCCTTACCAATTCTTTTGTGCCAAGCTTGGATATTTTCGGCAGTTTCTAATATTTGGCTTTGCAGGCTTTTCTCTTCAAGCTGTAGCTTGGCAATCAATTTGGTAGTATCTTGCTCTTGTTCTCTTAATTGTTCTTCAATTGCCTGGAATTCTAAATGAGGATTGTTACGCAGAAATTCGTCAAGTCGCTCTTCTAAGAATTGATTGATGTCGTCAAATAAACCCATTTTGCTTTTATTTAGGTACTAAAAACGCCCATAGTTCAATT
This DNA window, taken from Pleurocapsa sp. FMAR1, encodes the following:
- a CDS encoding glutamate-5-semialdehyde dehydrogenase — protein: MQSSSNQLLTIVRESNRAAAILAQTSAAKRRLGVSALAELMEDSFDQILEANTLDLEMSREMAISDPVVDWLKLTPERLEITVSILQQLSKSADPTRRLINAPYQLEPSQTYCQLIPLGTIALVHEAFPELAAIAAGMCLKTGNSLIVRGCGVASNSNQVIAAVLKKAVANTDLPPSSIETISPDSGISVQELVTQDRHLNLVIPYGRPSLVQQVAEKATATVLKTTIGNCYLYWSLSGNLELTRQVIADSHDSEPDAVNAIEKVLINQNIKPSALQSLFSNLQQQGFKLRGDEVLVNEFPEYLKLMKSEEWRRPYLRKIVAFRLIDNLSKAVSWINRYSSGHADCIVTESYQESRQFVQGIDSALVYINTSPRFSRNPEGGEDVFLGMSNQKGYRQGLISVETFTTIKQIVQG
- a CDS encoding DUF427 domain-containing protein — encoded protein: MNHLQRIEPKPGQESVWDYPRPPLLERCLRLASQSPKQVRIIFNDITIADSGNTYRVLETSHPPVYYIPPVDIKTEYLEPANSRSSFCEWKGLASYYNLTVGDKQVQNAAWYYSSPTDYFAPIKDYLAFYPSKMDACYVDDELVKAQAGDFYGGWVTQDIVGPFKGELGTWGW
- a CDS encoding TIGR04376 family protein; the protein is MGLFDDINQFLEERLDEFLRNNPHLEFQAIEEQLREQEQDTTKLIAKLQLEEKSLQSQILETAENIQAWHKRIGKAEAAKRQDLADAAREREAELLRQGNQVWGQMEGVKQRIVQAQELLKKVKQKRQEMKTQSTQAKTSTTANNYSSDTVGWDRGANAPQYNRSADPLEAEFQKWEVDEELERIKRNMK